CTAAAATGTTGAGGATTTTTCTGTTGAGGAACGATCACCTGTAAATTTTTGCGTTGAATTTCCGGATGATCATAAGGTGTAATTTTTACACCCGATGGAGTTTGCGTCTTTTTGACTGGAGGAGTAGGTGTTTTCTCTTTGGAGTCAGAATGATCGGGCAAAGTTGTACAGCCGACCATAAGAACAGCACCAATATAAAAAACACCTTTCTTCAACATATCCTAATTTCCTGTTTACGCTTAGTTGTTATAACTACCACTTGAAATTACACGTGAGTTATTTGACAGATCTTGTTGCATCTGACTTTCACTTTCACGAATATAACTGTCGGTATTATCATCCTGAGAGTCAGACGTTGTGTTATCACTTTGTGGCGTATATGTTGGATCAACTTGATAATAAGGTGCTCCACATGGTGTAGCACGGTGCGGAACCGTATGTGTTAGCATCGGAATATACATAGCGCCATCACAAGCCTGAGCAGATAAATCACCTGTTGCACGATCAATCCACTGCCACTGTACAGTGTCTGGTTGACGTATATTCACAGGAGTTTGGCGTAACTGTTTCATTACGTTAGTCCATACTGGCAATGCACCAGATGAGCCTGTTAATCCTGTTACTTTGTTGTCATCTAAACCTAACCATACTACAGCGACATGGTTACCCGAATAACCTGCAAACCATGAGTCACGTGTATCGTTAGTCGTACCTGATTTACCCGCCAATTTTAAAGCTGGAGATAAGCTGCTATAGGCTGAACGACCAGTACCCGAAGACATAACCTGTTGTAAACCATAGTTCATGATATAGCCAACAGCTGGATCAATCGTTTGTTGGACATTCAGGCCATAACGGTCAAGTAAACGACCATTCGCATCTACCACAGAGCGAATTGCACGAGTTGGATATTTAAAACCGCCTGTGGCGAAGTTTTCATAGATTCCGAGCACTTCCATTGGTGACATATTGACTGCCCCAAGGAAAATAGAAGGGTAGGCAGGAATCGTTGATTCAACACCAAACTTTCTTAGATTATTGGTAAATGTTGATAAACCAAACTCTTGACCCAAACGTACAGCAGAAAGGTTGTATGAGTTTGCTAATGCTTCGCTCAGACTTACTACACCATGTCCACCACCACTATAGTTTTTAGGTGTCCAGCTTTTACCGCCATCTACAGGAACACTGATTGGAGCATCTTCAATTTGGCTTGCCCAGTTATAACGACCAGATTCAATCGCACTTAAATAAATCACAGGTTTCAATAAAGAACCGACTTGACGTTTTGCATCTAAAGCACGGTTAAAACCAGTAAAGTCTTGTGTAGAGCCAACTGCTGCAACAAGCTCACCATTTTCAGGATGGGCAATCAGTACAGCACCTTGTAGGTTTTTCAAACGTGCTGGGTTGCTGTTGGCTAAGCGTTCTACTGAAGCTTTAAACGCGTTTTGAACTTGAGTTTGAGTAATTGGATCTAAGGTCGTAAAAATACGTAATCCCTGATTGGTTAAATCACTTTCTTGATATTCTGTACGCAACTGGCGACGCACAATATCTAAAAAGTCTGGGAATTTTGCAGGCCCTAAACTTGGTTTACTTAATACATTTAAAGGACGTGCAATTTCATCTTCATATTCGGCTTGAGTTAAATAACCCATCACACGCATGTTATTTAACACAGTGTCGCGACGTTTTTTTGCACCTTCAGGGTTTTTCCAAGGATTATATAAAGAAGGGCCTTGTACCAAACCTACTAAATAAGCTTGTTGTGCAACGCTAAGTTCACGTAATGGCAAACCAAAATAAAATTGTGAAGCCAAACCATAGCCATTAATTGAGTAGCTACCGTTTTGGCCCAGATTCACTTCATTTAAATAGGCTTCTAAAATTTCATCTTTGCTGTAATGCAGCTCGATGAGCAAAGCCATTAAGGCCTCATTAACTTTACGTTTTAATGTACGCTCAGGTGTGAGATAGAAGTTTTTAACTAATTGTTGAGTCAGGGTTGAGCCACCTTGACGCTTTCCACCCGTGATATTACTCACTAGTGCACGAGCTGTACCGCGAATTGAAATACCATGATGATGATAAAAATTGCGGTCTTCTGTAGAAATTAAAGCTTCAATAAGTGGTTTAGGGACATTATTCAGTTTAATAAGTACACGGTCTTCATTGTGTTGAGGATAAATTCCTCCAATGAGTAACGGTTCTAAGCGTGCAACGCCAGTTGAAGAAGGTTTGGTACTTCGAACTTCAACAACTTGATCATTTGCAAAACTTAACTCTAAGACTTGTTCAGGTTCAACACTGTCACCGTAGTCAAAACCACGTGTGTGAATATACATGTTGCTGCCTTGAGCAACATAACTTCCAGACTTGTCATAATTACTTGAAGTTTTGTAACCCAGTAGCTTCAATTCTTGAGTGAAATTTGCTTGGGAAATAGGTGCGTTGTTATAAATTTCCAGAGGTCGTGCAAACACTTTGGCAGGAATATCCCACCGTTGTCCTTCAAATTTTTCACGGATAATATTATCTAAACGAATCAGATAGATACTAAGAGCAATAAAAGCACCAATGACCAAAATGGAAAAGATTAGTGCAAAGAAACCGATACCACGTTCAAACTTCATAAAAATGAGATAAAACCCTAACAATGCCTGTAATGATGCGATAGCTTGTCATCAATTTGCAATGATAAAACTGTGAATAATTGGAAAACTTAGATTGAATTTTACAGCATCTTGTAGTTATGTTTTTTTAAATTAATCAGGTTAATGTTATTATAGGCAAGTATCGCAGCGGAGCTTACTCATTCGTGCAAATTTCACATAAGTCCTTCAGAAACGTCGGGTTAATCGGTCGACCAGATAAATCATCAGTTGTAGAAACACTATGTTTAATTCATGATCATTTATTGAACCTAGGTTTAAACCCCATTTTTGATCAGGAAACTGCTGAATTAGTGCCTTATGATCATGCACAGGTAGTAAGCCGTCATTTATTAGGTGAAGTTGCTGATTTAGTTATTGTAGTTGGCGGGGACGGTTCTTTACTCCACGCGGCAAGAGCTTTAGTTCGTTACAATACACCTGTTATTGGTATCAACCGTGGTCGATTAGGTTTTCTAACCGATATCAAACCATCAGAAGCGATTTTTAAACTTGACCAAGTGCTTCAAGGGCATTTTCAACTTGATCGCCGTTTCTTACTTGAAATGGAAGTGCGAACAAATGGCGAAGTCATTTATGATGCCATTGCTTTAAATGATGTCGTTTTGCACTCGGGTAAGTCGGTCCACATGATTGACTTCGAACTCAACATTGATGGTCAATATGTTTATCGCCAGCATAGTGATGGTTTAATTGTTTCGACTCCAACTGGATCAACAGCTTATGCGTTGTCAGGTGGTGGACCAATTTTACATCCAAGTATGGATGCGATTGCATTAGTTCCAATGCATCCGCATACATTGTCATCACGTCCGATCGTAGTCGGTGGACAAAGCGAAATTAAGATTGTTATTCGCGAAAATCGGGTGTTACCAATGGTGAGTGCAGATGGTCAACATAGCATATCGCTCAATGTTGGAGATAGTTTACACATCCGCAAACATCCATTTAAACTAAGTTTATTGCATCCACCAGGTTATGATTTTTATATGGCCTGCCGTACCAAACTTGGTTGGAACCAAGATTTTGAATCTTTCCAAAGAGATGAATCATGAATATTGAACAAATGCTATCTATTTTAAACCCTGAGATCGTAGAGCGTTTAAAAACAGCAGTAGAAATTGGTAAATGGCCAAATGGCGTTGTTTTAACAAAAGAGCAGCGTGAAACTTGTATGCAAGCTGTAATTGCTTGGGAGTTAAAGAACTTACCAGAAGAGCAGCGTAGTGGTTATATTGACCGTGGTACGAAAGAAGAGGGTGAGGTTTGTGAAGATGATCACCACAAACATGAGCCAGAATTTAAACCAATTCGTTTTGTTTAAAATTTAATAAGACAGAAAATTTATTTTTGGTTATTCCATACAGCCTCATATAGCATGTTTTTTATAAGTTGTAGTATATAGGCTTTTATTACTTTTGAAGGATCAAAAGTAACCAAAAATCCTTTGTATCACTGACGATACTTCCATGTATCGCAGTGATACGGTCGACATCCATGTCGACTTTCACGATAGCATATGTTAACTACGCATTAAGATTGCTTGAATTTCTTGTTTCCCACAATACTTTTGCTTTCTGCATTGCCTCTTCAAAACTCGCAACAACGCCCATGGTATATAGCGCAATTCCCATTGTTTCTGTTACTGCCATTTCACCGTATTCATGGTGCTGCTGACCTAGCCATACTGCTTTGAAAGTTGCTAAATCTAATTCTTCTTCAGTTGGACTACGTTCAGGCGTGAGTTTTGGTAACTCATGTTCATAGAGCTCACCATTTTTAATGCCACAAATGAGTGTTTTTGCATCTGGATTTCGCTCAAATTCACCGCCTTCACCCTTAATCACAGCACTATTTTGATAGCCTAAGCGCAGTGCACTATGTTGATGAGAGGTTCTATACGCTGGATGGAATATAGCTTGTAAGGTAGCTTTAGCATTAAAAGGATTAATGAGACGGGCTAAAGTATGAATAGGCGAACGTAATCCCATTACATTTCTTAAAGAAATCAGTTCACTTAAAACTGGTGAAATCACATCTAGTGGTAAGTATGCGAAATTTTGCTCTGCTAGTTGTGTTCGTACTTCTTGTTCAGAATGACAAATTTGATAACCCAGATATTCTAAAACTTGCTCGGTATAGACACGGTTAAGCGTGTGACCTGATGCACCATGCATAACAATCTTATAGCCATGTTGGGCAAGCGTAAGAGCTGCTAACAAAAACCATGGGTAATGTTTACGTTTACCCGCATAAGATGACCAGTCTAAATCAACGTCTAAAGGTTGAAAATTGAGTTGATCTCTAGTGGCTTGAACAAATCCCGCGAGTTCATCAATAGATTCTTCTTTAACACGAAGTAGCATTAAAAAAGCACCTAACTGAACATCAAGCACTTCACCTTTTAAAATCATGCTAAATGCTTGATAAGCTTCTTCATAGCTTAAAGAGCGTGAACCACTTTTTCCCTTACCTAAAATACGGACATATTGAGCGAATGGGTGTTCAGCATCTTTATAGATATTACGTTTAGTATTCATCGTGGTTCAAAAACAATAAAAATGATGGGATGTAGGCAGCTCAAAATGAAATGTCCACAAGTATTTAATCAATATGACATAAAAAACTGTCGAAAAAATATCAAAAGTGTTTCTTATACTAAAGTCTTAAGGCTGCATGAGTGTTTTTTGCGCGTATTAGCTAAAAATTTAACCGAATCATTATTTAATTCGAGTACACTTTCTTGTGCTTTTTTTGAGCACTCATATCATAATTTTCTGTGATTCTCCTATATCTTCAGCTTTTTATTGAAAAAGTAAGAGGTTATTTCTAACTACTCAAAGTGGTTAGAAACTTCAGGTATTCTCCTGTTTTAGAAAACAACTTTTTTTGTTTTCATTGAGGTAGTAGGAAGGTTTTTTGTTTACAAAGAACCGTTTCCCTTTTGCGGTGTTCATGTGAAAGGTTAGGGCTGTGTATTCGTAAAGAATAGACGTTTCATTTTGGTATTTCCAACGGACTTGGAAATATAGATTGAAGTAAAGTTATGGCTAAAAAACCGATTTATAAATCACTTTATTTTCAGGTGATTATTGCGATTATTGCGGGTGTTTTGGTAGGGCATTTTTCCCCAAGCTCAACGCAAATTGTCAATGGTGTTGAACAGCATATCCCAGGTTTAGGTGAGAAACTCAAGCCATTAGGTGATGCCTTTATTCGTTTGATCAAGATGATCATCGCTCCAGTTATTTTCTGTACCGTGGTCAGCGGTATTGCTGGCATGGAAAGCATGAAGTCAGTCGGAAAAACTGGCGGCGTCGCGTTGTTATATTTTGAAGTTGTTTCAACAATTGCACTTCTGATTGGCCTTGTTGTAATTAACATTGCTAAACCGGGTGTAGGGATGAATATTGACCCTACAACTCTAGACACCTCGGGCATTCAAAAATACGTCAGTTCTGGTGAGTCACAATCTACCATTGATTTCTTAATGCACATCATTCCAGATACGGTTGTTGGCGCATTTGCAAATGGTGAAATCTTACAAGTCCTTCTTTTTGCAATTCTCTTTGGTTTTGCTTTACATAAGTTAGGTGATGCAGGACGTCCAGTTTTAAAATTTATTGATCAAGTTGCACATGTGTTCTTTAACATTGTGAACATGATTATGAAACTGGCTCCGATTGGTGCATTCGGTGCAATGGCATTCACCATTGGTAAATATGGCGTTGGTTCACTTGTACAATTAGGGCAATTAATTCTCTGCTTCTATGTTACGTGTCTACTCTTTATCTTCTTGATTTTGGGTACAATCAGCCGTATGAGTGGATTCAGTATCCTCAAAATGATTCGCATGATTCGTGAAGAGTTATTAATTGTACTTGGTACATCTTCTTCTGAATCTGTTTTACCTCGCATGTTGCGTAAACTCGAAATTGCAGGTTGTGAAAAGTCTGTAGTCGGTTTGGTTATTCCAACAGGTTATTCATTTAACCTAGATGGAACGTCAATTTATTTGACTATGGCAGCAATCTTTATTGCTCAGGCAACGAATACTCAGCTTGATATTCAACATCAGATTACTTTGTTATTAGTACTCTTAATCTCATCTAAGGGTGCGGCGGGTGTAACTGGATCTGGCTTTATTGTTATGGCGGCAACTTTGTCTGCTGTTGGACATATTCCGGTTGCAGGTTTGGCATTGATTTTAGGTATTGACCGTTTCATGTCAGAAGCACGTGCTTTAACTAACCTCGTTGGTAACTCTTTAGCGACGATTGTTGTTGCTAAATGGGTCGGTGCTTTAGATAAAGATAAGCTTAATGATGCTTTAAATAATCCAGATGAAGTCGACAGAAAAATGATGGAACCAAAAAGTCCTCAAGTCGCTGAAGGTCTAGATTAATTCAAATAAACCTATATAAAAAAGGAAGCTAAAGCTTCCTTTTTTATTGGCTGACTGAAAAGTACAGTTTTAATGAGCAGCTATGCCATGACAGTTGCTAAAAAAATGATTAGCATGCACAGCAATGAGATTCGATAAAACAATAAAGCTGAAGGAAAATATTATGTTGGCATACGATGCAGATTTAGAATTATTCCGTGATAATTTTAAACGTTTTATGAGTGAGCATATTGCGCCTCACTACGACCAATGGGAACGCGAAGGAATCATGCCTCGTTCAGTTTGGAATCAACTGGGTGAAAATGGCTATTTATGTGTGGATGTTCCAGAAGAATATGGTGGTTATGGGGTTCCAACTTACTATTCATTGATGCTGGTTGAAGAATCTGCACGTGCTGGCTTTTGTGCATTATCAACAGCTATTTCTTGCCACTCTGAAATTGCCGCACCGTATATTTTACATATCGGGACAGAAGAGCAAAAACAATATTGGTTACCGAAAATGGTAACAGGTGAAGTTGTTGGTGCAATTGGTATGACTGAACCTGGAGCAGGTTCAGATTTACAATCAATGCGTACCAGTGCCATTTTGCAAGACGATCACTATTTATTAAATGGTTCAAAAACATTTATTTCAAATGGACAGCATGCTGATCTTGTCGTGCTTGCAGTAAAAACTGATCCTCAAGCACGGGCGAAAGGTGTGTCATTATTATTGGCAGATACACATTTGGAAGGCTTTAAAAAAGGCACAAATTTAGACAAAATCGGCCTACATTCTCAAGATACATCTGAGTTGTTTTTTGACAATGTGAAAGTACCTAAAAACCAATTACTTGGTCAAGCTGGGCAAGGTTTTGCTTATTTAATGCAAGAGTTACCTCGTGAACGTACTGCAATTGCATCTACTGCAATTGGGGCAATTCGCGGTGCGATTGATTTGGCAACAGCTTATGTAAAAGAGCGTCAAGCATTTGGTCAACCCATTTCACAGTTCCAAAATACTCGTTTTGTTTTAGCACAAGCAAAAATTGATGAGCTTGCAACAGCGGCTTTTTATGAAAGAAACGTTGCCTTATATCAAGAAGGCAAACTAGATGTAGAAACGGCTGCGGCATTGAAAAGTTTCAGTAGTGATATGCAAATGAAGGTTGCAGACAACTTACTCCAACTTTTTGGTGGGTATGGTTATATGACTGAATATCCAATTTCACGTTTCTTTGTAGATGCCCGTATCCAACGTATTTACGGTGGTACAAATGAAATTATGAAAGAAATCGTAGCACGTGGATTAATTGGCAAAGCCTAATTAAGCAGAGAAAAAACAGCCTGTCTTAGAACAGGCTGTTTTGTTTTTAACTATTTGGTCTTTTGTTGAATGACAGGATAGTCTTGTTGTTTCGGCAATTGCTGTAATGCATGATTCATCTTTCTTAAAAACTCATCTGCTTCATCTTGATGAAATGAATCTTCGGTGTATTCACTACGTTCTTGAAAGACGACACCACAACCAGTTATTTTCATATTTTCAGGATTAAATGACCAGTCATTTGGATTCTTTAAGTTAATGTTTAAATCACTTTCACAACTTTTCCATAAACGTAAAAACTCATTTGATAATTCTGCTTTAAATCCTCGTGCTGGATAGACCGAGAAACCTTTCATTTCGGGATTAGAAAACTGTATAAACATGTCTACTGGCATACCGCCCCAAATGATTGCTGTATTTTCTGGTAAAGCAATCCCTGATAAATTTTTCTCTTTTAAAGCATGTGTTTGCTCAAATTTCTGCCTGAAATTTTGGGACTTATAGGTGAGCTTGGTTTTAGGTGGGATTGGAATACCACGAACTTGATTACTGACAGTTGTCATATAGTACGGAGAATTATCCCTACCATTGCATCCTGCGATTAAGGGGCAACCGCCACAAGCCGTTAAACTAAAACTTGTAAGACCCAGTAAGCCTAAAACAATAATTTTATTCATTCTATTTTACTGTTGTTATGACATATTGGGTCAGTATAACCAATCTATGCATTAAGAGGACTATCTTTAAGAACAACGAAATAATCATCTTTAAATGTAATTATGTTTTTACTTGGCTGGCTGCTGTGATGGCCCATCAAATAAAGATTTACAGCTTTCTAGGTCTTTGCACGAAGCAAACATAAGGGCTTTGGGTAGACTTGCATACAAATTTGTAATGTGTTGTTCAGCAGGGTTATAAAAATGCCAATAAGTAAATTGATCTGAACGTTTATTTTCCAGAGCTTTAAAGAAATCTGTTTCGTTAAATTTATTATCAAGTTGAGTGCGAGGCCCGCCTTGTTCATGTGTACCGACCGTGGTCAAAAGCATCGGAGAGTTGCTTTGTTTTTGACTTTGCCAATGATTTAACTGTTGGAATAACATGCCTTGATCAAACCAAAGAGAAGGGCTTGCAGCAAAATAACGCTGAAATGCATCTGGCTTTTGAAAAAAATGATAAAGAACCAACAAGCCTCCAAAAGAATGTCCATATAGACTCTGTTGTTGACTATTAACTGGAAATTGTTTTGCAATTTCTGGTTTGAGTTCATCATTTAAAAAATTGATGAATTTGTCAGCACCGCCATATTTATATTTACCTTGTGCCTGAAATTCAGCAGAAGGTTTTGGTGTGTAATCATAAGCGCGTTTTTGCACATCAAAAGTTTTTTGCTGCGGGTAACCAACCGCGACGATCATGAGTGGGTCTAGGCCTAATTTTGCTGAACCTGCACCAATAGACTGGGCAATATTGGCAGCACTTGGGAATGTTGCATTGCCATCTAATATATAAAGTACTGGATAACCATGTTGGGGTGGGGCAACGGGTGGTTTATAAATTTGAATAAGATAATCATGGCCTGTATTTTTAGATTTAATTTGAAATTGTGCCTGATTATTTTGAAAAATGATTTTGGATTGATTTTGTGTAGAAGTTTGAGCCAAAACAGAGCTACTTATTAATGAGCTTAAAAGGAAACAGCAAGGTAAAAAGAAAAATGATTTATGCATAATGGGGAATAATAAAATTTATTACACAAATGATAAATGAAAATCATTATCAAATAAAGCGATTCACGGAATGTGTGCAAATAAGGTTAATGAAAAAAGCTCTTACAGCCATATTGCCTAACAAATCAAAGCAGACTATTGTTATACTCTCGTTTAAAAGATGATTTTACTGAGGCTGCATTCTAATGATCAACGATGATCAAAACAAAACGACTTCTCTTAGTTTAGAACAAATTCGCGAAGATATTGATAGCGTGGATCAACAGATTCAAGAATTATTAAATCGACGCGCAA
This genomic stretch from Acinetobacter oleivorans DR1 harbors:
- a CDS encoding YeaC family protein; this translates as MNIEQMLSILNPEIVERLKTAVEIGKWPNGVVLTKEQRETCMQAVIAWELKNLPEEQRSGYIDRGTKEEGEVCEDDHHKHEPEFKPIRFV
- a CDS encoding glycosyl transferase family protein, whose translation is MNTKRNIYKDAEHPFAQYVRILGKGKSGSRSLSYEEAYQAFSMILKGEVLDVQLGAFLMLLRVKEESIDELAGFVQATRDQLNFQPLDVDLDWSSYAGKRKHYPWFLLAALTLAQHGYKIVMHGASGHTLNRVYTEQVLEYLGYQICHSEQEVRTQLAEQNFAYLPLDVISPVLSELISLRNVMGLRSPIHTLARLINPFNAKATLQAIFHPAYRTSHQHSALRLGYQNSAVIKGEGGEFERNPDAKTLICGIKNGELYEHELPKLTPERSPTEEELDLATFKAVWLGQQHHEYGEMAVTETMGIALYTMGVVASFEEAMQKAKVLWETRNSSNLNA
- a CDS encoding alpha/beta hydrolase; this translates as MHKSFFFLPCCFLLSSLISSSVLAQTSTQNQSKIIFQNNQAQFQIKSKNTGHDYLIQIYKPPVAPPQHGYPVLYILDGNATFPSAANIAQSIGAGSAKLGLDPLMIVAVGYPQQKTFDVQKRAYDYTPKPSAEFQAQGKYKYGGADKFINFLNDELKPEIAKQFPVNSQQQSLYGHSFGGLLVLYHFFQKPDAFQRYFAASPSLWFDQGMLFQQLNHWQSQKQSNSPMLLTTVGTHEQGGPRTQLDNKFNETDFFKALENKRSDQFTYWHFYNPAEQHITNLYASLPKALMFASCKDLESCKSLFDGPSQQPAK
- a CDS encoding NAD(+) kinase, yielding MQISHKSFRNVGLIGRPDKSSVVETLCLIHDHLLNLGLNPIFDQETAELVPYDHAQVVSRHLLGEVADLVIVVGGDGSLLHAARALVRYNTPVIGINRGRLGFLTDIKPSEAIFKLDQVLQGHFQLDRRFLLEMEVRTNGEVIYDAIALNDVVLHSGKSVHMIDFELNIDGQYVYRQHSDGLIVSTPTGSTAYALSGGGPILHPSMDAIALVPMHPHTLSSRPIVVGGQSEIKIVIRENRVLPMVSADGQHSISLNVGDSLHIRKHPFKLSLLHPPGYDFYMACRTKLGWNQDFESFQRDES
- a CDS encoding dicarboxylate/amino acid:cation symporter; translated protein: MAKKPIYKSLYFQVIIAIIAGVLVGHFSPSSTQIVNGVEQHIPGLGEKLKPLGDAFIRLIKMIIAPVIFCTVVSGIAGMESMKSVGKTGGVALLYFEVVSTIALLIGLVVINIAKPGVGMNIDPTTLDTSGIQKYVSSGESQSTIDFLMHIIPDTVVGAFANGEILQVLLFAILFGFALHKLGDAGRPVLKFIDQVAHVFFNIVNMIMKLAPIGAFGAMAFTIGKYGVGSLVQLGQLILCFYVTCLLFIFLILGTISRMSGFSILKMIRMIREELLIVLGTSSSESVLPRMLRKLEIAGCEKSVVGLVIPTGYSFNLDGTSIYLTMAAIFIAQATNTQLDIQHQITLLLVLLISSKGAAGVTGSGFIVMAATLSAVGHIPVAGLALILGIDRFMSEARALTNLVGNSLATIVVAKWVGALDKDKLNDALNNPDEVDRKMMEPKSPQVAEGLD
- the mrcB gene encoding penicillin-binding protein 1B — its product is MKFERGIGFFALIFSILVIGAFIALSIYLIRLDNIIREKFEGQRWDIPAKVFARPLEIYNNAPISQANFTQELKLLGYKTSSNYDKSGSYVAQGSNMYIHTRGFDYGDSVEPEQVLELSFANDQVVEVRSTKPSSTGVARLEPLLIGGIYPQHNEDRVLIKLNNVPKPLIEALISTEDRNFYHHHGISIRGTARALVSNITGGKRQGGSTLTQQLVKNFYLTPERTLKRKVNEALMALLIELHYSKDEILEAYLNEVNLGQNGSYSINGYGLASQFYFGLPLRELSVAQQAYLVGLVQGPSLYNPWKNPEGAKKRRDTVLNNMRVMGYLTQAEYEDEIARPLNVLSKPSLGPAKFPDFLDIVRRQLRTEYQESDLTNQGLRIFTTLDPITQTQVQNAFKASVERLANSNPARLKNLQGAVLIAHPENGELVAAVGSTQDFTGFNRALDAKRQVGSLLKPVIYLSAIESGRYNWASQIEDAPISVPVDGGKSWTPKNYSGGGHGVVSLSEALANSYNLSAVRLGQEFGLSTFTNNLRKFGVESTIPAYPSIFLGAVNMSPMEVLGIYENFATGGFKYPTRAIRSVVDANGRLLDRYGLNVQQTIDPAVGYIMNYGLQQVMSSGTGRSAYSSLSPALKLAGKSGTTNDTRDSWFAGYSGNHVAVVWLGLDDNKVTGLTGSSGALPVWTNVMKQLRQTPVNIRQPDTVQWQWIDRATGDLSAQACDGAMYIPMLTHTVPHRATPCGAPYYQVDPTYTPQSDNTTSDSQDDNTDSYIRESESQMQQDLSNNSRVISSGSYNN
- a CDS encoding acyl-CoA dehydrogenase family protein, which translates into the protein MLAYDADLELFRDNFKRFMSEHIAPHYDQWEREGIMPRSVWNQLGENGYLCVDVPEEYGGYGVPTYYSLMLVEESARAGFCALSTAISCHSEIAAPYILHIGTEEQKQYWLPKMVTGEVVGAIGMTEPGAGSDLQSMRTSAILQDDHYLLNGSKTFISNGQHADLVVLAVKTDPQARAKGVSLLLADTHLEGFKKGTNLDKIGLHSQDTSELFFDNVKVPKNQLLGQAGQGFAYLMQELPRERTAIASTAIGAIRGAIDLATAYVKERQAFGQPISQFQNTRFVLAQAKIDELATAAFYERNVALYQEGKLDVETAAALKSFSSDMQMKVADNLLQLFGGYGYMTEYPISRFFVDARIQRIYGGTNEIMKEIVARGLIGKA